In Canis lupus familiaris isolate Mischka breed German Shepherd chromosome 9, alternate assembly UU_Cfam_GSD_1.0, whole genome shotgun sequence, a single window of DNA contains:
- the SLC2A6 gene encoding solute carrier family 2, facilitated glucose transporter member 6 isoform X2: MVLNDLLGRKLSIMFSAVPSAAGYALMAGAHGFWMLLLGRTLTGFAGGLTAACIPVYVSEIALPGVRGALGATPQLMAVFGSLSLYALGLLLPWRWLAVAGEGPVLIMILLLSFMPNSPRFLLSRGRDTEALRALAWLRGADADIRWEFEQIQDNVRRQSTHMSWAEARNPHMYRPILIALVMRFLQQLMGITPILVYLQPIFESTAILLPPKDDAAIVGAVRLFSVLIAALTMDLAGRKVLLFVSATIMFAANLTVGLYVHFGPKPLTPNSTMGLESIPLGGTEQPLATPSSYLTLVPLVATMLFITGYAMGWGPITWLLMSEILPLQARGVASGLCVLVSWLTAFALTKSFLLVVNAFGLHVPFFFFAAICLASLVFTGCCVPETKGRSLEQIESFFRTGRRSFLH, translated from the exons ATGGTCCTCAATGACCTCCTGGGCCGGAAGCTCAGCATTATGTTCTCAGCTGTGCCGTCAGCAGCTGGCTACGCGCTCATGGCAGGTGCCCACGGCTTCTGGATGCTGCTGCTGGGGAGGACGCTGACAGGCTTCGCTGGGGGACTCACAGCGGCCTGCATCCCG GTATACGTGTCTGAGATTGCTCTTCCAGGAGTCCGTGGGGCCCTGGGGGCCACACCCCAGCTCATGGCCGTGTTCGGATCTCTGTCCCTGTATGCACTTG gcctcctgctgCCGTGGCGCTGGCTGGCTGTGGCCGGGGAAGGGCCTGTGCTCATCATGATCCTGCTGCTCAGCTTCATGCCCAACTCACCCCGCTTCCTACTCTCGCGGGGCAGGGACACGGAGGCACTGCGGGCGCTGGCCTGGCTCCGTGGGGCCGACGCCGACATCCGCTGGGAATTCGAGCAGATCCAGGACAACGTCCGGAGACAG AGCACGCACATGTCGTGGGCTGAGGCTCGGAACCCCCACATGTACCGACCCATCCTCATCGCCTTGGTAATGCGCTTCCTGCAGCAGCTGATGGGCATCACGCCCATCCTTGTCTACCTGCAGCCCATCTTCGAAAGCACTGCCATCCTGCTG ccccccaaGGATGACGCAGCCATTGTGGGGGCCGTGAGGCTCTTCTCTGTGCTGATCGCTGCCCTCACCATGGACCTGGCTGGCCGCAAGGTTCTGCTGTTCGTCTCAG CCACCATCATGTTTGCTGCCAACCTGACGGTGGGGCTGTACGTCCACTTTGGCCCGAAGCCTCTGACCCCCAACAGCACCATGGGCCTAGAGAGCATACCCCTGGGGGGCACAGAGCAGCCCCTGGCCACACCCTCCAGCTACctcaccctggtgcccctggtgGCCACCATGCTCTTCATCACAG GCTACGCCATGGGCTGGGGGCCCATCACCTGGCTCCTCATGTCGGAGATCCTGCCCCTGCAGGCCCGTGGCGTGGCCTCGGGGCTCTGCGTGCTAGTCAGCTGGCTCACCGCCTTTGCTCTCACCAAGTCCTTCCTGCTGGTGGTG AATGCCTTCGGCCTCCACgtgcctttcttcttctttgccGCCATCTGCTTGGCCAGCCTGGTGTTCACCGGCTGCTGTGTGCCGGAGACCAAGGGCCGATCGCTGGAGCAGATCGAGTCCTTCTTCCGCACCGGGAGGAGGTCCTTCCTGCACTAG
- the SLC2A6 gene encoding solute carrier family 2, facilitated glucose transporter member 6 isoform X1, with translation MQEPLLGAEGPDYDTFPEKSSPSPGDRTRVRAPQNKRVFLATFAAVLGNFSFGYALVYTSPVIPALEHSLDPDLKLTKAQASWFGSVFTLGAAAGGLSAMVLNDLLGRKLSIMFSAVPSAAGYALMAGAHGFWMLLLGRTLTGFAGGLTAACIPVYVSEIALPGVRGALGATPQLMAVFGSLSLYALGLLLPWRWLAVAGEGPVLIMILLLSFMPNSPRFLLSRGRDTEALRALAWLRGADADIRWEFEQIQDNVRRQSTHMSWAEARNPHMYRPILIALVMRFLQQLMGITPILVYLQPIFESTAILLPPKDDAAIVGAVRLFSVLIAALTMDLAGRKVLLFVSATIMFAANLTVGLYVHFGPKPLTPNSTMGLESIPLGGTEQPLATPSSYLTLVPLVATMLFITGYAMGWGPITWLLMSEILPLQARGVASGLCVLVSWLTAFALTKSFLLVVNAFGLHVPFFFFAAICLASLVFTGCCVPETKGRSLEQIESFFRTGRRSFLH, from the exons ATGCAGGAGCCGTTGCTGGGAGCCGAGGGCCCGGATTATGACACCTTCCCCGAGAAGTCGTCCCCGTCGCCGGGGGACAGGACGCGGGTCAG GGCCCCACAGAACAAGAGGGTGTTCCTGGCCACCTTTGCTGCCGTGCTGGGCAATTTCAGCTTCGGGTATGCCCTGGTCTACACGTCCCCTGTCATTCCTGCCTTGGAGCACTCCCTGGACCCTGACTTGAAGCTGACCAAAGCCCAGGCATCCTGGTTTGGG TCTGTGTTCACATTGGGCGCAGCAGCGGGGGGCCTCAGCGCCATGGTCCTCAATGACCTCCTGGGCCGGAAGCTCAGCATTATGTTCTCAGCTGTGCCGTCAGCAGCTGGCTACGCGCTCATGGCAGGTGCCCACGGCTTCTGGATGCTGCTGCTGGGGAGGACGCTGACAGGCTTCGCTGGGGGACTCACAGCGGCCTGCATCCCG GTATACGTGTCTGAGATTGCTCTTCCAGGAGTCCGTGGGGCCCTGGGGGCCACACCCCAGCTCATGGCCGTGTTCGGATCTCTGTCCCTGTATGCACTTG gcctcctgctgCCGTGGCGCTGGCTGGCTGTGGCCGGGGAAGGGCCTGTGCTCATCATGATCCTGCTGCTCAGCTTCATGCCCAACTCACCCCGCTTCCTACTCTCGCGGGGCAGGGACACGGAGGCACTGCGGGCGCTGGCCTGGCTCCGTGGGGCCGACGCCGACATCCGCTGGGAATTCGAGCAGATCCAGGACAACGTCCGGAGACAG AGCACGCACATGTCGTGGGCTGAGGCTCGGAACCCCCACATGTACCGACCCATCCTCATCGCCTTGGTAATGCGCTTCCTGCAGCAGCTGATGGGCATCACGCCCATCCTTGTCTACCTGCAGCCCATCTTCGAAAGCACTGCCATCCTGCTG ccccccaaGGATGACGCAGCCATTGTGGGGGCCGTGAGGCTCTTCTCTGTGCTGATCGCTGCCCTCACCATGGACCTGGCTGGCCGCAAGGTTCTGCTGTTCGTCTCAG CCACCATCATGTTTGCTGCCAACCTGACGGTGGGGCTGTACGTCCACTTTGGCCCGAAGCCTCTGACCCCCAACAGCACCATGGGCCTAGAGAGCATACCCCTGGGGGGCACAGAGCAGCCCCTGGCCACACCCTCCAGCTACctcaccctggtgcccctggtgGCCACCATGCTCTTCATCACAG GCTACGCCATGGGCTGGGGGCCCATCACCTGGCTCCTCATGTCGGAGATCCTGCCCCTGCAGGCCCGTGGCGTGGCCTCGGGGCTCTGCGTGCTAGTCAGCTGGCTCACCGCCTTTGCTCTCACCAAGTCCTTCCTGCTGGTGGTG AATGCCTTCGGCCTCCACgtgcctttcttcttctttgccGCCATCTGCTTGGCCAGCCTGGTGTTCACCGGCTGCTGTGTGCCGGAGACCAAGGGCCGATCGCTGGAGCAGATCGAGTCCTTCTTCCGCACCGGGAGGAGGTCCTTCCTGCACTAG